The following DNA comes from Rosa rugosa chromosome 5, drRosRugo1.1, whole genome shotgun sequence.
GTTTAAGTTCTTCTATTGGTACTAAGTTGTCATCTAGTTCCTTTTGTAGAGATTGTGCACTTAGCAAATCTCATCAGTTGCTCATCAGTTGCCATTTCAATCCAATAATGATTCCTCTACTTCTCTGTTTCATGTTGTTCATAGTGATGTGTGGATGTCCCCTACTCTTTTTGTTAGTGGTTTTAAATACTATGTTCTCTTTACTGATGAGTTTTCACGATACACTTGGATCTATCCTATGCGTCGTAAAAATGAGGTTCTCTCTCATTTTCAAACTCTGGTCGCAAAGATCCGGAATCTATTTAACAACTCCATCAAATTCCTTCAAAGTGATAATGGCACTGAGTATGTCAATCATGCCTTCTCTCACTACTGTAAGTCTTTGGGCATCCAACAGCGGTTTTCTTGTCCTCACACACCACAACAGAATGGCCTTGCCGAACGAAAACACCGCCATATTGCTACCATGGCACGCACACTTCTCATTACCTCCGGTGTACTACATAATCTTTGGGTTAAGGCTGTCTTGACATCTGTTTACCTTATTAATCTACTTCCCACACCCGTCCTTGCTTGGGATACACCCCATACTCGCCTCTATGGTTGTCCACCTTCCTATTCTCTTCTTTGTGTCTTCGGTTCTGCATGCTATCCTCATCTTGGTCCATATGTCTCCGACAAACTGTCTAGTCGTAGCCTTGAGTGTGTCTTTTTGGGCTACAGTCCTCATCATAAAGGTTATAGGTGTCTTGATCCCACTAGTGGTCGTGTCTATGTCTCTAGGCACGTCATATTTAACGAATCCTGttttccttataaaaatttGCAGGTTACTTCGGCCCAAGACTCTGGCCCATTGGATTTTTCTTCTTTATCCAGCCCGAGTCCAATTCTCTCACACCTCAACTCCTCTGAGCCGCATCCTGCAGCAGCTCCTCACCTGGAGCCATCGTCCACTTCCTTCCCTTCCATGACCGACACCTCGGCTCCTCTTCAGACCCATCACCCATCGTCGGTTTCCAGTTCGGCACCGCCGGCTCCCCCACCTGTCGTGCCATCTTCCCCGTCAGTTCCCTCCTCACAGATCGACGACAGCGGATCCAGATCCCCCATTCCGATCCTCACCAATCGTCGCCGCCAGCCCGCACCGCCTGCTCCGCCTCCGCTTCCTTCATCTTCGCGGATTGACGATGCCCCGGCTCCGTCCCCCACTCCGATCCTCACCTACCACCGCCGCCAGCCCGCGCCGCCTGCTCCTCCACTGCCTCCTTCTTCTTCGCTGCAGTCTGACGCTGCTCCGCCGGAGCCTGCTGCCCCGCCAACTGCTGTTTCGACGGACCCTTCACCACCTCCGTCACCTCCACTTGTTCAGCCCCGACGGACCCGATTGCAGAATGGTATTGTGCAGCCACGCATACGCACTGATGGAACCACCAGGTATCCACTTCCTCGTGCTCTTCTCGCAGCTCTTGAATCCACTGAGCCAACCTGTTTCACTCAAGCTTCCAGACAGCCAGAATGGCGCACAGCCATGGTTGATGAGATAAATGCTTTATTAAAGAATAACACTTGGACTTTAGTTCCTGCCTCACCCTCTCAGAATCCAGTTGGCTGCAAGTGGGTTTTCCGAGTGAAACGCAATCCTGATGGCTCTGTTGAACGCTACAAGGCTCGTCTTGTGGCTAAGGGCTTTCACCAATAGCACGGTATTGACTATACTGAGACATTTAGTCCTGTGATTAAGCCAGCCACAATTCGTACTGTTCTCTGTCTTGCAGTTTCTCGCGGTTGGCCTCTTCGTCAGTTAGACGTTAAGAATGCCTTCCTCCATGGTTTTCTTAAGGAAGACGTCTACATGACCCAACCTCCGGGCTTCATTGATCAAGCAAGACCGTCCTATGTCTGCAAGCTCAACAAGGCTAtctatggccttaaacaagcccCTCGTGCCTGGTTCCATCGCATGACctcttttctattttctgtTGGTTTTGTGCAAAGTGTGGCTGATTCTTCATTGTTTATATTTTGACATGGACTTCACACCATTTACTTTCTGCTTTACGTTGATGACATTGTGGTCACGGGTAGTGATGAACGCCTTGTTCAAAGCTTCGTTGCTGCTATAGGACGTGGCTTTGACATCAAAGATTTGGGCCCTCTCCACTTTTTTCTTGGTCTGCAGGTCACTCACCATTCCACGGGACTTCATGTCCATCAACTTAAGTATGCTCATGACATCCTGGCCAAGCATGATCTTCTGCACAGCCAGCCAGTGAGCACTCCTATGTGTGCCAAGTCTTCTCTTTCTGCCACAGATGGTGATCTTCTTGACAATCCTTCTGTTTTTCGGGAGTTAGTGGGCTCTTTACAATATCTCACCATTACACGTCCGGACATAGCTTTTGCGGTTAACTCTTTGTCCCAGTTTATGAGTCAACCGCGAGTTCCTCATCTTGTTGTTGTGAAGCAGGTTCTCCGCTATGTGAAAGGCACGCTTGATCAGGGCTTGTGGTTTGAGCCTCAACGTCAGCCAATTCGTCTCTCTGCCTACTCggatgctgattgggctggttGCTTTCAGTCCCGCCATTCTACATCTGGGTATCTTATCTATCTAGGTTCCACTTTAATATCATGGTGCTCCAAGAAGCAACCCACTGTGGCTCGTTCAAGTGCTGAGTCCGAGTACCGCTCCTTAGCTCATGCCAGTGCTGAAACTACTTGGTTAGGTTTCTTGTTATATGAACTTGGTGCTCGACTTCTTTTTCCAGTTTCATTACATTGTGACAATCTCAGTGCTACTTATATGGCTTCGAATCCAGTGTTTCATGCCCGCACCAAGCACATTGAGCTTGATTATCATTATGTACGTGAAAAGGTTGCTCTAGGCAGTCACCGCGTGTATTTTATTCCTTCTGTAGATCAGCCGGCTAACCTTCTTACCAAGCCCCTCCACAAGTCTCGCCATTCTACTCTTTCTGCCAAACTTGTTCGTCCATTGCCGCCAagtttgaggggggatgttagaGAGATTTCCTCTCAGCATTCAAAACTGATTCAGTAACTGCTGTAACAGTTTTGATATTCTGTATTTAGTCTTTAATGCTATTCTTAGAGTTTTGTAACTGTAGCTTATGTATAGCCTATATATCTGTACATTGTAAACACAATTGAATTAAGAGGAAATCATTGTTTACATTATTACAATCTACTTTCACTTACTTCTTGGTTAATTTCTTCCCTGTAATCATTTtgttctttgttctttagtttcTTAACATCTGTTCTCCCCGCTAATTCCATCTGTAAAATCTCCCCCTAATCTTTGTCTCCCTACGATTATGCATGTCCTTTCCTCCCTTCGTGCATGGTCTGCATGGTTGCATGCGTATAAATCCATGTACGAATTCCTTCAACCCTCACCATCCTCACCTTTCTCACTTACAGTTTCATATGATCACCATGGCTATTTCCTCGACTCAGTCAGTTCCATCACCCCTGAAATCTCTCTCACCCCCAAAGTCCAAATCCCTCCCCTCACCCCCAAAGTCTTACTCTATATCATCTCCTCCAATCCCTACTGAGGAGGAGGTGATTGGCGCAAAATTATACCTCCACCTCCCTACCCCTGTACCAGCCCAGGATCAAGGTATTCAATTAGTTGGTGGGGTCATCTCTGACCGTACACTGAATGCCCTTCTCTCATCCGTATTCTCACTAATGCCTGGATGGAGATAGGACGCTTTCATATGGCTCTCATCAGTGGTTCCTCTGTGTTCTCCATCACGGCACCTTCTGCAGCTGCTGCGGATCAACTTCTTGATCGGGGTCCTTGGTCAGTTATGGGCTGCAGTTTCTCTCTGCATCCTTGGCCACTCAACTGTCGCCTTGATGATATCCCCATTCATCTGATCACCTTTTGGATTCAGGTTCATGGGCTCCATCGTGGTCATATGACGGAAACCACTGCCACAATGATTGGTGAGAGTGTGGGTCAGGTCTTGGCTATTGAAGATCCTGACTCTCCTACATGTAGCAAAGGTTTTCTTAGAATTCGTGTTCAGTTTGATTCTAGATCACCTCTTTCTCCAGGTTTTTGGTTTAGCCGTAATGAAACGGAGGCAATCTGGGCAGAATTTCGATATAAGAGGCTCTCTGATTTCTGCTTTCGTTGTGGTCGACTTGGACATACTATCCATACCTGTACCTTCGGTCGTCACCCTTATTCGGATAAGATGGGACCCTGGATGGCTGCTCCGCCCCTTCGTCGCCTTCTTGCTGACAACCCCCGAGGCTGGGATCGACCTCTGAATCAATACTTTGAGAGCCGCCGAAATCGATATGTTGAGCGCCGTAATAATCAAGATGGAAATTACCGTTCCCGGCCATGGAACCCTTTGCATGTGACGGGAGCCCTAGTTCTTGCCCATCCCCAACAGGGCAGGTGGCAAGATGTGCCAATTAATTCACCAATATCTACTGTCCCTGTGGCCACCTCAGCAGAAGCGGGTCCTTCCCACTCCAAATTTGTTGATAAGGGCAAAGCGATTGTTGAAGATTGGCTCCAACCACTCACACCACATTCGCCAGATCATCCTATGTCTCCTGACGTGGAGGACATGCAGTTGGCTATATCTCTCTCACTAGCTGACGTGGTGAATCCTTCTCAACACTTCGGTCCTCATCCTGATGATTCGGGTTCTAATGTCATGCAGCATATGGGCCCAACTATACCTCCTGATTTGCTCCAGTCAGCTTTGGCCCATCAAGAAATGCTTTTGGATCCAAATCTTCTTTACCCAACCCCACCTTCTATTCCTGCGGCCCATGCCAATCTGATGCTACTTGATCCGACCCTAGCTCCCAACCTTAATCCCTAATTTCACTCACCCTGTTCCTTTTTATGATCCCCTTCTACCAACTGTTGTTCCCGCTTTCGTCCCAACCCCAGATTCTCTTCACCTAGGGTTTTATGGGGACCTTCTCAATCACTTCCTCCCTTGGGATCCTTGGCTACCTTAGCCCATCAATTCCAATATCTTCGTGTTCGTAAGCGTCTGGAGGATGCTTAATTTGGCTGAGACAACTAGGCAGCTGAAAAAATACAAGGCAATGGAATTACAAGAACCAGAGACCCTCCCACCCACCTCTCACAAAATCACTGCTTCCAAAGCCAAAAGGGGGAAATCAACTCTTTCAGTTTCGGGTCGGGGCAGCGGTCGCCGGGGCCGTCCTCGCAAAGCCGCATCTACACAGGCTATCCCACCATCCTCTACTACTGATTTCCAGGTTAGTGGTGGCATCTCTTCATCACTTTAAACTATTCAGGCACCTCCTCTCCACTCTGggtttggtaatggtcaagctGTGTCTTCAGTGGAGATGGTTTCTATTCCAATGGTCATGGGTACTTCTACTGTTGCACCACCAAGCATTTCTGTTTCTCTTGTTTCATCCACTGCTGATAAAGGCATAGGTAGCTGGCCTGGTGCAGCTACGGGTGCGGAATGAGGCTCATCTCTTGGAACTGTCAAGGACTCGGGTCATCTTTGACAGCAAAGGCACTTCGACGGTTATGGCGTAAGTATGACCCTGAGATTATCTTCCTTATGGAAACTCACCAGAAGGAGCAGATTGTCTCTTCTTGGAAAACTCAGCTTAAGTTTGACAACTACATTGTAGTTGACCCTGTAAATACTAGCTCTGGGGGCTTAGCCATTTTGTGGAATTCCTCTGTTCAAGTGTCTGTTTTGCATAATATCCCTAATGTCATTGACACTATGGTGTACTTTGTAAATGAGGATTTCCGTTGTAACATATCTTGGGTGTATGGCAACcctaatgaaaataaaaagaagttgTTTTGGTGTTACATGTGTAGATACTTTTCAGCTCGATCTCTACCTTGGCTTTGTTTGGGGGATTTTAATGATATTCTTTGGTCTGATGAAAAATGGGGAGGCTGTCCCCCTCAAAAATGGAGAATGGCTCTTTTTCGTAATTTCCTAAATCACATTGGTCTCTGTGATTTACACTTTCAGGGCCCTTGTTATACATGGTTTCGTTTTCAGTATAACCAACTGGTTATGAAGGAAAGATTGGATCGTTGTTTAGGCAATGCTGAGTGGTGCGCTGCTTTGCCTCAGTCTCAGGTTTTCAATTTATTGATTGTCGGCTTTGATCACCGACCCCTACTGTTTGATTCTCATCCAAATGAAACTCACACCCCCAAAATTTTTCGTTTTGAACATATTTGGACCTCAGCAGTCTCTTGTGAACAGATCATTGCTGCTGCCTGGGTATCTGCTCCAACTAACCTTGCAATGCCTATCTGGGTGGCCAATCTTAAGGCTTGTCAGAAATCCTTATCCAATTGGTGCTTGAAGACTTTCCCCAACTCTCATAAACAGGTTGATACTCTGTTCATCCAACTCAATCATTTACATAATAGCTCAGTCCCTTATGCAGGCTCTCAAATTCGGGATGTTACACAACAGATTCAAGATTTATGGGTGCTGGAAGAAATTTTTTGGCAACAACGTTCAAGAATTTCTTGGTTAAAACTTGGTGATAACAATACCAAGTTTTTTCATCAATCCGCTACTCAACGGAGACAACGTAACCGGATTCTTCGTCTTCGAAACGCAAATGGTTTGTGGCTAGACTCTGACATGTCTATAGCTGATACTTTTCTTCAGTACTACAAGCAACTGTTCTCTACCTCAGGAGCAAGAAATTTGGCTGACattcttttgctttttgatCCGGTTGTTACCCCTGCAATGAATGATAATATGTTGGCTCCTGTAACATTGGACGAAGTCAAACAAGCCATTTTTGAATTGGGGGCTCTTAAGGCTCCTGGAC
Coding sequences within:
- the LOC133711169 gene encoding uncharacterized protein LOC133711169; the encoded protein is MRLISWNCQGLGSSLTAKALRRLWRKYDPEIIFLMETHQKEQIVSSWKTQLKFDNYIVVDPVNTSSGGLAILWNSSVQVSVLHNIPNVIDTMVYFVNEDFRCNISWVYGNPNENKKKLFWCYMCRYFSARSLPWLCLGDFNDILWSDEKWGGCPPQKWRMALFRNFLNHIGLCDLHFQGPCYTWFRFQYNQLVMKERLDRCLGNAEWCAALPQSQVFNLLIVGFDHRPLLFDSHPNETHTPKIFRFEHIWTSAVSCEQIIAAAWVSAPTNLAMPIWVANLKACQKSLSNWCLKTFPNSHKQVDTLFIQLNHLHNSSVPYAGSQIRDVTQQIQDLWVLEEIFWQQRSRISWLKLGDNNTKFFHQSATQRRQRNRILRLRNANGLWLDSDMSIADTFLQYYKQLFSTSGARNLADILLLFDPVVTPAMNDNMLAPVTLDEVKQAIFELGALKAPGPDGFPGIFYQTYWSIVNSVIHQATTSFFQTRNLLSELNKTYLVLIPKVPHPEHAFQFRPIGLCNYSYKILSKVMANRLKPFMPDLISENQAAFVSGRQIQDNVVIVHEMFHHLKLLRNSGMGALGLKLDITKAYDSVEWDFLRAVLLKLGFHVHWVMLIMNVFVQLCSLFW